A genomic window from Triticum aestivum cultivar Chinese Spring unplaced genomic scaffold, IWGSC CS RefSeq v2.1 scaffold92066, whole genome shotgun sequence includes:
- the LOC123177917 gene encoding non-specific lipid-transfer protein 4.1, whose translation MAHSAVAQVVLVAVVAAMLLAATEAAVSCGQVSSALSPCISYARGNGANPSAACCSGVRSLASSARSTADKQAACKCIKSAAAGLNAGKAAGIPTKCGVSVPYAISSSVDCSKIR comes from the coding sequence ATGGCCCATTCTGCTGTTGCTCAGGTCGTGCTCGTCGCCGTGGTGGCCGCTATGCTCCTCGCAGCCACGGAGGCGGCCGTATCGTGCGGTCAGGTGAGCTCTGCCTTGAGCCCCTGCATCTCCTATGCACGCGGCAACGGCGCCAACCCGTCTGCGGCCTGCTGCAGCGGCGTTAGGAGTCTAGCCAGCTCAGCCCGGAGCACCGCTGACAAGCAAGCGGCGTGCAAGTGTATCAAGAGCGCTGCTGCTGGGCTCAACGCTGGCAAGGCCGCGGGCATCCCCACAAAGTGCGGCGTTAGCGTCCCCTACGCCATCAGCTCTTCGGTCGACTGCTCTAAGATTCGCTGA